TACTTAGTCAAGTTTAAACATAATAGTGTGCTTGCGAATATAAAGTGTACAAATGtttaaaatatacttatacaTACTTAATGCTACATATAATATTCATTAAAAAGTATtaagatttgaaatttgtggAAAATAAAGACATAGGTTAATTATTAACTACATTTATGAtcttccaagaaaaaaaaagcaatagatATATAATTTCAAGTTAAGTATAATGGTAGATatccatttttgaaaaatatattaaaaactaattaggaaaaaaaactcattattaGTGTATTGTATATCCCTTTATCTTTCTATATCAAAAAGATATGTGCTCTTTTTTGTTAATCCATTATAGTTATGTGCTCTATTTTGTTAATCCATTATGTTCATCAAAATTTTGGAGTATGCAATTGGCATATTTACCTTTCAAAACATCCTAATCAATATTATTCTCATTATGTCAGATTGCAAGTctttatttcaagtttttgaaaaagttcACCTCCAACATGTCCTGCACGAAGAAAATTAGTATGTATATTTGGCGAAGGAGGGAAACAATTGTAATGAATCCTTGGTGTTTTATTCTAAGCCTACTCATTGCACAAAAAGGAAATTAGTATGTGAATTTTTTGGCAGAGGAAGGAAACATTTGTAGTGAATCCTTTGTGTTGTGTTCTAAGCCTACTCATTGTATTTTGTACTAGCTTTTGGATGATACTTGGGTGATATGTACTCTAGAATTTGTAGTTTATAGtacttaatttcttttaataaaatttcccatttcactaaaaatgaacaattttttaggAGTTCTTTTTGGAGTTGTGATCTTATGTTTTTTAagcacatgtatatatatttgaaatatgCTACAATATCGATTTGTAATGTATCATGTTTCTATTATAATATTCAAGTTTccttcataaataataaaaaagagaaatttttttttttttttttttatcgatACTTTTCATGCACTTCtcaaatcaattattttaactgtgttttgtattataaataaattttatatttgatcttatatcactattttatataacgTCAAGCACATATCTTGCATGTGTAATCCAAACTTACATATGTATACATCATATCTTTAGAGAACAAAAGAGATGACAATCACCTACTACCTAGCATTTCAAGCACAACAACATACACAAGATAATTGTATTGTAATAATATTAGTATGATATAAACCTTTATTTATCATTTGTTGCGTGAAGTAGGTAAGGTGCATCATCAATTTCCCATTCTCTAAATTTAATAGATTTTGGCTTTCCTCCAATTTCTCACATAATATATCTTCTACTTtgactatatattttttctcttgtGGGATTGCATGTAGCTATATTGCCAACCAATTCACCCATGACTCTCACAATCAACTTTAAAGGAAGAACATTTTAAAAGGAGTAGGTGAGTACTTTTATAGTCTATGGTAATGTAAACATCATGATGATTAGAACGGTGCTTTTCATCATTATTGTGTGTTCCCCATATAATGTAAGAATCACCACCCAACATGTGTCAACCGATGTAATTTTATCCCCTAGACCAAGGCTTTTGCATTGGAgttctcatttatttatttatttacaaaacaaaaacaagaccaaaaataaatatatcattATAAGTATAAAAATACTTATACATATTTAATGTTGAGTTATATAAGTTTGTACTTAAGTTGAtaagatattaaattattaCTTGTAATTAATAGATGATatcatcaattttttaataaaaatatttataacttttaattgtAAAAGATTGGTGAATCTAGTTGTTATATGTTCATGAACAAAAATCAATATTCCATCTAATTAACTCAAGTAATATACTTTCAATTATaatgtttattaattattatcataaatttgtgaagaagaaataaattttagtcaTAGTGTTTACtgaatatgtaaaaataaataaattaatcaaatagCTCTTGAAACAACTTGAGTTTGTTTGTGAATAAAATAAACCAAGCTTGCATATATAATCTAATTTGGCAATaagcttgagcttggcttgtatttaaaaaaaaattaaataaataataatgaacTTTAATATTAAACCTGGTTTGACTCATTTACAAACCAGGTAAACACACCtcaatttgaaagaaaatttcctATCCCCAagtcaatttttaaaaagttgataaaattaaattttttattattttatatgacaCTATTTTGTCGAGAGAAGAGGTGTATTATGACAAAATTAGCTCATTTGTGGTACTATTTAACAaccaaaaatgaccaaaacaaaaGTTTCTAGGAAAAAGTTGATTGTGACACTTAAGTGCAACAATAGGTAAAGTTTTGGCAGCTTTTGGAATAATATTTTTAGAGCTTTTGGCAGCTTTTGACAAATCACATGTGATGTATTTACCAAACTCCCATAGAGCATAATTGCCAACTGCCAACGTACATGCATCAAAACTAATTAGTATTTTGGCTTGATAATAAATAGCATAATCATCAGAATTAGACGTCATAAGTTaaaattctataaataaatgataaataaaaatttagagcTTATATAGGGTTTATGCctgttattattgttattattatttatgttttcatTGTTTGAGATAGGCCCGTTCACAGGTTGGGTCGGATCAGGTTTGTGTTCGACTCACATCTGATCCGACTAGTAGGAATGGCAACCAGTtaggttcgggccgggtttttctATACCTAGGCCCAACCCGTGGGCCAAGACCCACGGCCCGAACCCGGCCCATTTACTAATCGGGTTTTTTTTTCAGGACCTAGACCCACCCCGCGAGCCCCGTCCAGTCGTCCCCCTTCAAGGCCCTAAACCTTGacccaattaaaaaaacaaataaaaaaaataaattccagGCTTCACGTCAGaaatcacaaaattacaaatcatagccaagccattttcattaatgCATGGTAAGCTAGAAACAGATCACAAGACCCATGCTTTCATTTTCCACACTTCACatcacaaatcaccaaaaaaaaaaaaaaaaatacagaacttatcaattatcaaaccaaaaacaatacaACCCAACCTAATAACAGAAATCATGTAAGAATTAGGAaattaaccccaaaaaaaaaatttggggaacGAACCCAGAGAGGTGGACGTTGGCTCGGCAAACCCAGGAAATTTCAATCTCATGGTCTTACGGTGAGTGGTGACAGATCAGAGAGGGAGGAATGTTGGCTTGGCGTCGACGATGGGGTGGACGTGGAAACGCATGGAGGAGGAGTGGTTGAGTGAGAGTGAGGCCGTGAGGCCGTGAGGGTGGGTGAGAGTGAGTGCTTGAGGAGGGCAACGACCATATGGGTGGGTGAGACTGTGATAGTGATGGCTTGAGGGAGGCGGCGGTTGTGACTGTGAGGACGGATGAGAGTGAGAATGAGAGCTTGAGCGTGCTTCTGTGAGTGTGCTTCTGTGAGGGTGAGGCGCTGTGAGGGAGGCGCGAGCTATTGCTGAACAAATAAGGGACTTAGGGTTAGttatagctatatatatatagggggttttttttgtaatttcaggGTAATCAGGTTATATTCGGGCCAGGTTTTAGGTcaggttttggattttttgataaaacccggacccgaccTGGACCcgctttggttttttttttaaaaaaacccatacccgaccctattccTAATCGGACTGGGTAACACCtggcccattagggtcgggccaGGCCGAATACTCGCAGGTCAGGCAAAAATTGACATTCCTACCAACTAGATCGGGTGGATGAAATCTCAACCCGTTGCCGACTAAGAGGATGATCGGATTGGGGGGGTTGGAACTTCAACAGGCAGTGGGCAAGTCGGTTGGGGTCAAAGATTTGGAAAACGACAAGAATTTGGCATAAAAACAGAggaaaaattgccaaaatcttTGAGTTCTCGCCAAATCCTACCTAATCTAGGCCGTTTTCGGCAAGATCTCGACTAGATCCGACAAAATCTCGCCAAGATCTTGACGAAAATGGTCTAGATCTTGTCGGATCTACCAAATATCgcaaaaaaatttgtgggtcGATTGGACCGAATTATTTTGGAGAAGGAAAACCAACATCCAACCCACCAAACTCAGGTTTTAAAGGAGCAAACCCGTCATCGACCACTGGAGAAGTCAGTTCGGTCGGCGGCAAGTCGGGATCAATCAGTAGCGATAGATGGTTCAGGTTGTTCGGGTCTCTGGATAGCCCTAGATTGAGGAATCATGGTCTTGATGTCATTATTATCGCAATGTTGATGTCAAGGTTGGAATGGTCTCAAAATCTTGAACTTGTTCTCAATGCCACATTTTGCTCGTCTAAACTCTTAATTCCATATTTTTAGTCTTGACGTCAAgatcaattggatattatttttattatacaaattctcattaagaaaatattttaaatttagatttACGTTCATTCTTTTCCTTTGCTACCAAAAATCTATATTTTCTTgacatttttgtttattcttgCTTTCCTTATTCTTCTTTGTACgtaaaaggataaaaaaaacaCTTACATAGATGTATTATAAATCTATAGCAAGTTATGATACGTAAGGAAGTTGGTTTGTGTTTTAAGAATAATGCTatagttacaaactattttacaacatttttacaaaatgttgatatgGCTGACTTCTTATTAATTTCCATCTAGACctaccattaatatcactttttcatttactaataatcacctgctacatcagcagtttgtaaaatattttataaaataatttgtatctctagcattatttgtgttttaaatatgaattgtcccaaatgaaatattttacaaaatttttatgagTACATATATAAATTAAGTCAAATATCCTAAAAATAATGTTACAAACATCCTCAAATtggcattatttttcttatcacTATGGGTACATTtgaatacaacttattttgctaaaaactgaaaacattgtagcaaaataatttttaaatgtgtgaatagtgtcgtggaagccatttttaatgaaaaagttgctgaaaagtggaatttatAGGTCCGTAAACGGTGTACGGGTGCACTGTTCACCGtggaaaagtcaacaaatgcaaaaaaaaaaaaaaaaaaaaaaaaaaaaaaagaagaggaaaacacCGAAAATGAAAACACAGATACACAAACGCTGAAACCAAACGGGTACTATATATCCTAAACAATTTCTTCAACAAAGAGGAGGACTTACTTTAAgattaaaactaaaacaaagtGAGAGAAACCCTTATGCATGGCAACTAAGCTCTGTTTCTTCCAACTCTATCCCCTCCTCAGCAAGCCTCTTGTCCTTGTACACATACCACTTAGCACAAAACAAATAGATCACCAAATTCAAAGCACTCAATATTGCCAAAAGCCAGTAAAAATCGTAAAGCTTTCCTTGATTCAGATTATCAGCTAGCCAGGGCCTCTGGTTCCCATTCACCTTGCGCACTATACTAACCAGTAAAGAGCTAACGAAAAACCCTAGCGAAAGTGTGCTCAAAAACAGCCCTGTGCTCAAAGTTTTCATCCCTTTTGGACATTCCCTTAGGAAGAAATCAAGCTGTCCTATATAAGTAAAGGCCTCCCCAGATCCCACAAAGAAAAACTGGGGAACTAGCCAGAACACGCTTAACGGGATCTCAGCCGTTGGATTATTCGCTAAACCATGTGATTTTGCGGCTTTCAAACGCTTCACTTCAGTGAATGCAGCTGCCACCATTGCAAAGACTGAGAAAACAAGACCAACCCCTATACGTTGCAATGGTGTTAGACCATGTGGGTTGTTAAGCACTTTTCCAGCTGTGGGAACAATGATTCTATCATAAATTGGGACAGTCAAAAGAATGCTGCCAACAAAGAAGGCAGTTAGGGAAGCTGCGGGGATTTGAAAGGAGCCAATGTGTCGGTCCATGGTGGTTGCTTGCGAGACTGAGAATGTGGTCATTTGGGCATACACTGTCCAAAACATGATGGTGCTAGCCCAGATGGGTAACATTCTAATGATCAATTTCACTTCTTCAACATCTGTTAGGGTTGATAGATACCACTTGTTTACTGCAGTGATACCACCGGCCATTTTCGGGTCCTTGATTGCTGCCTTGTCCAAGAAACTGCATAGTGCATATGCAacattagattttaaataaataaataaaatgatagtATTCAAcattcttttcaatttcttagATTGAATGATACGGTAATTAATGTAATTagtaaactttaatatataatataataaataaatgtttaaattgttgtttttaGATATGCTAAaactattataaatttataagcaaaaatttataaatagatATTAATGTAAATAGATATTAATGTGATTGGTGGATTTCAATAATTCATTAAATCaatgttattattaatttttttattaacaacgTATTAGTTTGTAAAACTTATTTATAACATCTTTagaattactctttttttttttggaaagctATTACACATTGTATTAAACATACTTTACAACACAATGTAATTGTTGAATTTTAActatctaataaataaatatttaaaaaagaaagcattacacatcatttttttaatttttatataataaaatttataattactcTATAAGTAGCTTGTCATGATGGTACACCAACCTGTGAATTAAATTGCAGTTGCATGTACggatcaaaatgaaaatgacatTGCTAGATATGGATTCAAGGACAACTGCCAATGTGATTGCGTACTcgttaaaataaaaagtaatttgaTCAGTTGGTattagcaaccaaaaaaaaaaaaaaaagtaatttgttATTGTGATTTTGTTTGGCAGATCAAGCCGCAATACGAACTGCGCAAGGCGGTATACCATTCATCTAATGCATGTTTTCTCCTTTTCATATGTATCTGATATATGTTTCCTTCCTCTCATGTGTGGAGTTCACCTCTATTTTAAAGGGAAGAAACATACATCCGATGCATGGTATATTTTCTCTAAAggtagaaaagtttttttttttttttttttttttttttttttttcatatgaagAATCTCGTGGAATAAAGAGAACAAAGTTAAAcctttattatttaattaaatcaatacatttttggaaaatcgaaaccaattttttttataaatataaagaaattatatattaaattaattttttgtacacataaaaaaatttatacgtagaaaactataaattaatataaattactgatatatataaatatttgagAGACATAATGCCATATATGCTGCAGGCTGCAGCCATTGCCGCCCCTCGTGATATAGTTTTTGATTCCATTGTAAATCTTAGCGTGGTTTTGTCGATTGAGATCCCCGTTACACACACTTACAGCTCATACTATAtaagttttatataattatatggtAAATTTTGGACGCATGATTGGCAAGTTTGAGTTTTGATGCTAGGATTATGAAAGATATAAAGAGATAAATACAAATGGGATTAttcaccaaaacaaaacaaaaaaatacaaataggATGAGATTGTGAAGGACCCAAGAACATAATTTTTGTCCCCACTCATGTGTCtcaaagatgaaaaaattgtgattttttttagatgattaaaaatttgatgaattttttcgataacaaaaacttttatttattcttaGATGTTTATATTAAGAAATGCTAAAGGATGTAAATTTTATAGGTTCAAGTCAGCTTATCTGATAAAATatgtaaattgaaaaaattatatcatatatatacacgtagattgaaaaaataatatcatatcTCTCATAAGTTATATGCTGTTAGTGTCCCATGCATTAATTTGATGCCGCCAGGTACTGGCTGGCCACTCATTTAGCATCCTAGGTCAATAATTTTAGTGTCTAATTACCAAATTGCATAGGTATATGCCACTATGCCCCAGCAAAGAGATAAGTCTAGTTGCTGGGTTTGGGACTATCATGCTTGTTATGCTTTGgggtatttttttatatatttttttttcttttaagaagaaTAAAGGGTGTTCTAGTGCGTGTATGTGTGTATTTTCGTCATAATGCTTGACTAGTGTCTTAATTTAAACATTGGGTCATGTTAATAGGTAtccttaaaataattattaataaatcttattagaaaagttttgacattatttttattaaaaatataaaaaaaactatcaacaaAATTTACTGctttatcatttttccataaaatattttttaaaaatagtttctgAACCAATACCTTTAGGCCATTCTTTAACATTTCCCTTAATTATTAACCATTAAAAAGTggacttacttttttttttttttttttttcctgaggaaggaaaaaaaaaacaaaaaaaacaaaaaacaccaagaccattttttttgaaaaaaaattataccaatGAGAGCACTAATGCATTCCTATAAAGATGCTTGAACGAAAATAGTATATGGATGGAAAAAATATTGACTTTTGTTCCTAAAGTTTACATAAATTTGATTTCATCCTCAAGCTATGTCAAAagttacttcttctttttttttttttttttttttttttttttttttttttataaaaaatatgtcaatttaaaaaaaaaaaattaataattttatcttcatccttaaactattaaaaatattatacaatctCGTAACAATCCATCTAATCTCGTTAACTTTCTATCGTCTGCATGTATAAAGGAATGcttagataatattatttaatgattATTTTGTATTAGTTAATACAAGATAGAGGTCACAGGGAACACTGaacttgttttatatatatatatatatatatatatatataaaagaccaATATGAATTGCATGATTTGATCGGTCACATTCAAGATCGAACAATTGGCCAAATACATAATCTAATTAATGTTACCACTCCCCAAAGTAATAATGACATTTGAAAGAAAATGTCGGCTAACGGGCATATGGAAAATTGTACCATTAGAGTAAGAGTCTCATCAAAGATGGTATCATTATTGGTAGAGAAAAAGTTCAAGATGGAAGATCAATTGGCCAAATATATACACCAATTAATAATGTCACTCCCCAAAGTAAAAACTAAcgtttggaaaaaaataaaataaaaaaaatgtcgtGTATGGAAAAATGTGCCTTCGGAGTAAAAGTCTTATTAAAGGTGGGACCACAGGGAAAAGGTTCAAGACATCAGGCCAAGACTAGGGTAAAGGAAAAATATCTAGAACTAATGCTGaaatattcatattttaatACATGAAATGGATGTAAAAAGAAACGTAAAAGTATAAAAGCTATGGGAAAATAGGTAATTGAGATCAAAGAAGATCCATTGTAATGCGCATTACTGTTGTTGTCATGTACGACCCGACAAAGGAGGCAACTACAATCTATTGAATGTCATGCCAAATAACCATTAAATAATGCCACCTAAACATTTTATTGTACATGTAGGATAGAATGTTATAATCGGTATAGATAgaatcattaaaattataatgtttttgACAGTTTAGGAAtggtaaattagaatttttggTATTTCAGGGACTAGAAACAAAATTAAGGGAAATAATATTATAGATTATTTAAAAGAGTTGTCTATACcgaaatacaataaaattaagtttgaaaaacacaataaaatttcaattttttttttagtagtataTAAGATGGCAATTTATGATGACTGTAAAATTACTTTggcatattaatttatttatagtaaATCATAATTTATCGCAGCACAAGTTATAGGAAAAAAACAGGGGGTGAAAATAACAGCACAGTTACTTGAGTTAAAAGAGTAGTTGAAAGAATGGATTGAGAAATCACTCACCTCAGCTGCCTGGTATGGGGCaacctctgcttcttcttcctctctccctcGTCATCGTTGAACAACAAAGATGAATCCGAAGGTAGTTCCAAATGCCTCTTCCTGCACGCTGCGACAATCACCTCAACAATCTGCGTAAGTGGGCTACCCACAAGCTTCTTGAACCGGTACCTCCTTGTGCCCGACAAGAACACAACCAAGGCAAGAACGATTGCGCACGCGCAAATTCCATAACCCCATTCTCTCCCCAGGTTGTCCTGAATGTACACAAGCACTGTCACAGCGCAAAGCGAGCCTATGcttatgaagaagaagaaccaactgaaaaaatttgtcattcggattttttcttctttgtctgAATCATCAAATTGGTCCGAACCAAAGCCTGACACGCTCGATTTTAGACCACCGGTGCCAAGAGCTGTGAGATACAGTGCCAAATCAAGAACTGCTAGCTGTTTGCCACTTGCGGGGATGCAACGTGGTACTGTGTCCGCAGCGCATTTGGGTGGACGGAGGCTTGGGATTACGGTTGAGATTGTCAAAATTGTGACACCCTGATCACCaaaaagattaataaaaaaatgaccaatcGTAAAAATTCACGTAGCGAGATCAAGAATCTTACAGTTGCTTGAACGCTGGCGAAGATGGCAATTGTGCGATACCTATAAGGAGAGGAAGCAAATCAAGGAAAGAAAATTGTTAATGGGATTTAACTATATATTAAGCGCAAACCAAGCTTTCAAGACGGAAGAATGAAGAATCGTGTAAAGGtgtaaatgggtcgggttaagGGAATTTTTTGACTCAAACcgtttaaaaaatattcaactTAATCCAACCCATCATATAAGTCCAACTCAACCCACATGGtcaggttgggtcgggttgaagcCATTCGtggaacaaatttttttattaatattattattaaattgcactaaaaaaaatagattacaTCTACCACCtaaattgataaacaaaatatacctTAATATATGAATTAATATTCCAATTCaattatacattaatatataaactaatatatattaatattgacttttatataggataggtgAAAGAGttgattatttaataaattttattaattatatatttattaattatatatatatatattaaatatgtagtaaatatatgggtgggtcgggttgagTTTGACGGGTTTAGAATTTTATGACCTGAACTCAATCCGActcactaccaaaaaaaaattgtaacccaAACCAACCTGACCGGTTGGGTCGGGTTGGTTTTGGTGAGTTAGCGGGTCGGATAGACTGAATTTTTCAGTATTCTCAACCTGCCAAGAAAGGTGTCGGCTATAAATCCACCAAGCAAACAGAGCATGAAAGAGGTGCCAAGGAAGTTGGTGACTGTGTTGGCAGAGGTAGCGTTGCCCAAATGCATGGTAGCAGTCAAATAGGTCACCAGATTGACAGCAATACCCAGCGTTGTTAACCTTTCCATTGCCTCCCCACCTGTGGAAAAATACCCCACAGAAGGAAGATTAATCatggattattattatatgCTAGAACTACAAGAGAGAAGAATATAGAATACTAATAAATATGGGCAGTGGAGGGTGTGTATGTGAGACCTAAAATCATGGCAGCCGCAGTCCAGCCACCCGTTTTAGACCGCTCGGCTGGACGGCCTTTGTAATCCCAGGCATCTGGGAGGGTTTGCCCTTGTGTTTGAGGAAGGTCACTCATTGTTGGAGCTGTACTTCAATTTTTCTGTGGAGTTCGAATAATGGATGAGAAATATGAGACTTGAGGGTAGCAAGAACATGTACAAGGGCCTATTTATAGAGCTCAAAAACCTTAAATTCAATCAAGAATGTTCATTTTGTCTTGAGTTGACACCTGTAagcctaacttttttttatagacaaacatggctttttttatttctttttttgtgggggAGGGGGGTAAATTTAGAATCAAATTAATTTGTGTTAAAATAATTAAGGGTTGTTTTGGGCTTTCcatttctatttgttttcttctgttttttttttttttttttgatttttttactgCTGTCGTGCATTGTGTCCTTTTAACTTGCTCTGGTTGATGGTAATTACTGTTCACTTTATCGATCATAGTGTTAAGCTTCTTACATCCACAGAAAGATAAAGATTATCAGTTGCCCGACTTCAAGACAGATGCAAGACATACTCCAAATACTTACCTAGCcgttatttataatttttccctTGTAAGTTCCCTTTATTttacttgaaatttttattattcatatgCTTCAGCTATTTTAAATCGATTCAAGAGGAAGTCTGTTGGTTTATGCTTTTCACAAATGATTTACTTCTAGTGGATGAAAGGAAATTAGAATTGGAGTTAATGTCAAGTTAGAAATTTCTCAAGACACTCAAAAATCTAAAGGCTTTCAATTAAGTAAGACACAGTACATGGAATGTAAGCTCAATGGTCAAAAGATACTAAAGAGTGGGATGTTTTCATATCTTGgatcaataattaataaaactagATAATGTCCCACGTGATGTGCGGACACTTTGCAATTTCatttggaaataatttttatattttttgttgtatatAGTATTTATGTTTTCCCAAACTATTGCCGAATGCTTTAGCTCCCTTTTCTaattcatatttataatttttcttattctaaAAGTAGTTCCAAACTATTGATTGGCATTTGTTTACTAATATTGATATATGAGATTGAAATTGTATAGTTATTTGGCATTCCTAAGAGaccatattatattattaatttaatattaaaaaaaatatgtagaaaAACTGGTACTAAATTGCAGTTATAGTATACAGAATAAGGTATTTACTTCCAAACTGATGGTGTGCCCTTTTCTATAATTAGCTTTGTTAGAGTATCCATGCAATTATCCTCaatgttcaaattcaaaatatttttagtatttaatatATTTGTGAAGCAAGCTCCAAGcattcaaatataatataaggaaaattgcaaaaataaaataaaatctaaaagactacatatgattttttaaattcatataaaataacTTCAGGTTAACTATTaacaaattttctcaaatcCATTAAATT
The sequence above is drawn from the Quercus robur chromosome 7, dhQueRobu3.1, whole genome shotgun sequence genome and encodes:
- the LOC126693774 gene encoding protein NRT1/ PTR FAMILY 6.3-like, with translation MSDLPQTQGQTLPDAWDYKGRPAERSKTGGWTAAAMILGGEAMERLTTLGIAVNLVTYLTATMHLGNATSANTVTNFLGTSFMLCLLGGFIADTFLGRYRTIAIFASVQATGVTILTISTVIPSLRPPKCAADTVPRCIPASGKQLAVLDLALYLTALGTGGLKSSVSGFGSDQFDDSDKEEKIRMTNFFSWFFFFISIGSLCAVTVLVYIQDNLGREWGYGICACAIVLALVVFLSGTRRYRFKKLVGSPLTQIVEVIVAACRKRHLELPSDSSLLFNDDEGERKKKQRLPHTRQLSFLDKAAIKDPKMAGGITAVNKWYLSTLTDVEEVKLIIRMLPIWASTIMFWTVYAQMTTFSVSQATTMDRHIGSFQIPAASLTAFFVGSILLTVPIYDRIIVPTAGKVLNNPHGLTPLQRIGVGLVFSVFAMVAAAFTEVKRLKAAKSHGLANNPTAEIPLSVFWLVPQFFFVGSGEAFTYIGQLDFFLRECPKGMKTLSTGLFLSTLSLGFFVSSLLVSIVRKVNGNQRPWLADNLNQGKLYDFYWLLAILSALNLVIYLFCAKWYVYKDKRLAEEGIELEETELSCHA